The following are encoded together in the Micromonospora lupini genome:
- a CDS encoding serine hydrolase domain-containing protein, whose amino-acid sequence MHARFDPVRDCFHDLFASGRESGASLTVWYDGQPVLDLVGGSRTADGPSSQPWRPDTLVNVYSVSKPVVALCLLLLVDRGRVDLDSPVERYWPEFRTPATVRQVLSHTAGLPAFPVPRPATAIADWALLAGDLAVADPEWTPGSLAAEHAWTYGHLVGELVRRVDGRGVGRFLADEIAGPWQLDLGFGLTDAYQRRCADLRYGDPQWPIRKLGEPGSLRARAMGNPAGGLDLAVLNSPLWRGAEMPAVNLHATAAGLARLYAGLLAGGVLDGVRLFSPELVAEATRVQYDGPDVLLDRQVRWTLGMQWEPDGSWGMGGLGGSSAWADPVRGYTIGYVTARLADHDRVDELAEALHSCL is encoded by the coding sequence ATGCACGCACGCTTCGACCCCGTCCGGGACTGCTTCCACGACCTCTTCGCCTCCGGCCGGGAGTCCGGCGCCAGCCTCACCGTCTGGTACGACGGCCAGCCGGTGCTCGACCTGGTCGGCGGCTCCCGGACCGCCGACGGGCCCTCAAGCCAGCCGTGGCGGCCGGACACGCTTGTCAACGTCTACTCGGTGAGCAAGCCAGTGGTCGCGCTCTGCCTGCTGCTGCTCGTCGACCGGGGACGCGTCGACCTCGACTCGCCGGTCGAGCGGTACTGGCCGGAGTTCCGCACTCCGGCCACCGTGCGGCAGGTGTTGTCGCACACCGCCGGGCTGCCGGCCTTCCCGGTGCCCCGGCCGGCCACCGCAATCGCCGACTGGGCGCTGCTGGCCGGAGACCTGGCGGTCGCCGACCCCGAGTGGACGCCGGGGTCGCTGGCCGCAGAGCACGCCTGGACGTACGGCCACCTGGTGGGCGAGCTGGTCCGCAGGGTCGACGGCCGTGGCGTCGGCCGCTTCCTGGCCGACGAGATCGCCGGCCCGTGGCAGCTCGACCTCGGCTTCGGGCTGACCGACGCCTACCAACGCCGCTGCGCGGACCTGCGCTACGGAGACCCCCAGTGGCCGATCCGGAAGCTCGGCGAACCCGGCTCGCTGCGGGCGCGGGCGATGGGCAACCCGGCCGGCGGGCTCGACCTCGCCGTGCTGAACAGCCCGCTCTGGCGGGGCGCCGAGATGCCTGCGGTCAACCTGCACGCCACCGCCGCCGGCCTGGCCCGGCTCTACGCGGGCCTGCTGGCCGGTGGCGTCCTCGACGGCGTACGGCTGTTCAGCCCCGAACTGGTGGCCGAGGCGACCCGGGTCCAGTACGACGGGCCGGACGTGCTGCTGGACCGCCAGGTCCGGTGGACGCTGGGCATGCAGTGGGAGCCGGACGGCAGTTGGGGCATGGGCGGCCTCGGCGGCAGCAGTGCGTGGGCCGACCCCGTGCGCGGCTACACCATCGGGTACGTCACGGCGCGGCTCGCCGACCACGACCGCGTCGACGAACTGGCCGAGGCCCTGCACTCCTGCCTGTGA
- a CDS encoding dihydrolipoyl dehydrogenase family protein, producing the protein MAEPELVDVVVVGLGVGGEEVAGRLAEAGLSVVGIERDLVGGECPYWGCIPSKMMIRAANALAEARRVDGLAGVAQVRPDWAPVAKRIREEATDNWDDKVAVERFTGKGGRFVRGSGRLDGPGRVRVGDQVFQARHGVVLGTGTRASVPPIDGLAGTPYWTNHQAIEVEQLPGSLLVLGGGAIGLELAQVFARFGVRVTVVEALDRVLAVEEPEASEVAAAALRADGVEIHTGVRAERVAHDGDRFTLHGVGGAQFTAERLLVVTGRRAHLEELGLDTVGVDATQRYLPVDDRLHVTDGIWAVGDLTGQGAFTHIAMYQAGIVVADLLAHAREATAGADASGTASVVGGAMGASSSLAASGSSGSAGTVPRADYRALPRVTFTDPEVGAVGLTEQQARERGINVQVGFTKLGSSTRGWIHQVGDEGFIKLVADADQGVLIGATSVGPAGGEVLSALVVAVHAAVPLSQLRQMIYAYPTFHRAIEDALRNLS; encoded by the coding sequence ATGGCGGAGCCGGAGCTGGTGGATGTGGTCGTGGTGGGGCTCGGGGTCGGCGGCGAGGAGGTGGCCGGGCGGCTCGCCGAGGCCGGCCTGAGTGTCGTCGGCATCGAACGGGACCTCGTCGGTGGCGAGTGCCCGTACTGGGGCTGCATCCCGAGCAAGATGATGATCAGGGCCGCGAACGCCCTCGCCGAGGCGCGTCGGGTGGACGGGCTCGCGGGCGTGGCGCAGGTCCGTCCGGACTGGGCGCCGGTGGCGAAGCGGATCCGCGAGGAGGCCACCGACAACTGGGACGACAAGGTCGCGGTCGAGCGGTTCACCGGCAAGGGCGGCCGGTTCGTCCGGGGCAGTGGCCGGCTCGACGGTCCGGGGCGTGTCCGGGTCGGTGACCAGGTGTTCCAGGCCCGGCACGGCGTCGTCCTGGGCACCGGCACCCGGGCTTCGGTGCCGCCGATCGACGGTCTGGCCGGCACGCCGTACTGGACCAACCACCAGGCGATCGAGGTCGAGCAACTGCCCGGGTCGTTGCTGGTGCTCGGCGGCGGCGCGATCGGGCTGGAGCTGGCCCAGGTCTTCGCGCGCTTCGGCGTCCGCGTGACGGTGGTGGAGGCGCTGGACCGGGTGCTGGCCGTCGAGGAGCCGGAGGCGTCCGAGGTGGCCGCCGCGGCGCTGCGCGCCGACGGCGTCGAGATCCACACGGGGGTACGGGCCGAACGGGTCGCGCACGACGGCGACCGGTTCACGCTGCACGGCGTCGGGGGCGCGCAGTTCACCGCCGAGCGACTGCTCGTGGTGACCGGCCGTCGGGCGCACCTGGAGGAGTTGGGGCTGGACACCGTCGGTGTGGACGCCACCCAGCGTTACCTTCCGGTGGACGACCGACTGCACGTCACCGACGGCATCTGGGCGGTGGGCGACCTGACCGGTCAGGGCGCGTTCACCCACATCGCCATGTACCAGGCGGGGATCGTGGTGGCCGATCTGCTGGCCCACGCGCGGGAGGCGACGGCGGGGGCCGACGCCAGCGGGACCGCAAGCGTCGTCGGCGGTGCGATGGGGGCGTCCAGTTCGCTGGCCGCAAGCGGGTCGAGTGGGTCGGCCGGCACCGTGCCGCGCGCCGACTACCGCGCGCTGCCCCGGGTGACCTTCACCGATCCCGAGGTCGGTGCGGTCGGGCTGACCGAGCAGCAGGCCCGCGAGCGCGGCATCAACGTGCAGGTCGGGTTCACCAAGCTGGGCAGCTCGACGCGGGGGTGGATCCACCAGGTGGGTGACGAGGGCTTCATCAAGCTCGTCGCGGACGCCGACCAGGGCGTGCTGATCGGCGCGACGTCTGTCGGCCCGGCCGGCGGCGAGGTGCTGTCCGCCCTTGTGGTGGCGGTGCACGCGGCCGTGCCGCTGAGTCAACTGCGGCAGATGATCTACGCGTACCCGACCTTCCACCGGGCCATCGAGGACGCGCTGCGCAACCTGTCCTGA
- a CDS encoding LacI family DNA-binding transcriptional regulator: MTKRLTEVAKKAGVSEATVSRVLNGRDGVSETTRTAVLTALDVLGYERPTKLRGERARLVGLVLPELQNPIFPALAEVVTGTLAQRGYTPALCARTIGGVSEMDYVEMLLDHQVSGVIFAGGSYALADARHDHYRRLTDRGLPVVLVNAGVDELGFPRVSTDDAVAVEQAYGHLRSLGHERIGMVLGPEGHVPSRRKLNAMVQVAGWGEGDAECVERSSFSMEGARVAATKLVERGVTGIICASDVLALGTIRAARRLGRAVPTDISVVGFDDSAFMTCTDPPLTTVRQPIETMGQAAVDLLVTQIEGAGVLQDELLFEPELVVRGSTAPAPGR; encoded by the coding sequence GTGACCAAGCGGTTGACTGAAGTTGCCAAGAAGGCGGGCGTCAGCGAGGCCACCGTCAGCCGGGTGCTCAACGGTCGGGACGGGGTCTCCGAGACGACCCGGACTGCGGTGCTGACCGCGCTGGACGTGCTCGGCTACGAGCGGCCGACCAAGCTGCGCGGCGAGCGGGCCCGGTTGGTCGGGTTGGTGCTGCCCGAGTTGCAGAACCCGATCTTCCCGGCGCTCGCCGAGGTGGTCACCGGAACCCTCGCCCAGCGGGGCTACACCCCGGCGCTCTGCGCCCGCACCATCGGCGGCGTGTCCGAGATGGACTACGTGGAAATGCTCCTCGACCACCAGGTCTCCGGTGTGATCTTCGCGGGTGGCTCGTACGCGCTCGCCGACGCCCGGCACGACCACTACCGGCGGCTCACCGATCGGGGTCTTCCCGTGGTCCTGGTCAACGCCGGTGTGGACGAGCTGGGCTTTCCCCGGGTCTCCACCGACGACGCGGTGGCGGTGGAGCAGGCCTACGGGCACCTGCGTTCGCTCGGCCACGAACGGATCGGGATGGTGCTCGGCCCGGAGGGGCACGTGCCGTCCCGCCGCAAGCTGAACGCGATGGTCCAGGTCGCGGGCTGGGGCGAGGGCGACGCCGAGTGCGTCGAGCGTTCCAGCTTCTCGATGGAGGGCGCGCGGGTCGCCGCGACGAAGCTGGTCGAGCGTGGCGTGACAGGCATCATCTGTGCCAGCGACGTGCTGGCCCTGGGCACCATCCGGGCCGCCCGGCGCCTGGGTCGCGCGGTGCCGACGGACATCTCGGTGGTGGGCTTCGACGACTCCGCGTTCATGACCTGCACCGACCCGCCGCTGACCACTGTGCGGCAGCCGATCGAGACGATGGGGCAGGCCGCGGTGGACCTGCTCGTCACCCAGATCGAGGGTGCCGGCGTCCTGCAGGACGAGCTGCTGTTCGAGCCGGAGCTTGTGGTTCGCGGCTCCACAGCGCCCGCGCCCGGCCGCTGA
- a CDS encoding ABC transporter substrate-binding protein, with amino-acid sequence MSVPQYRRAAALALVAGLGFSLTACSTKSDDKGTTADGKVTITVDCQPVGAQKELLKNWNDDVVEFQKQNPDIVVKSVSVGEQCNNPPDFTARLAGGTVTDVFYGYMTDLQQVLDSGQAMDISGVVNKDTIPTWDSVDPALKGAFTDGGKLYAVPVKNYSMGLVYNKVLFQKAGLDVNNPPKTWADVRAAAKKISALGNGIAGYSEYSAGNTGGWHFTSLLYSQGGQVLTPDGKKADFNNAMGKQVLQNIKDMRYGDNSMGSRQLLQWADLLTNAGAGKVGMFIGAPDATQAIVSQFQGKFQDWAMAPLPGQDGAAKGTLGGGEGYFFKKDLSPEQVKAGLKWIAYQKLTPGKGQFDYVRAKPQNYPVGLPQPLLFANGSEAQKQELELRKANANVDTTNFAIFEATPVPIKGEPRNAQAIYAVLDAAMSGVLTNPNANIDALLKTAEQKVNQLLAAES; translated from the coding sequence ATGTCCGTACCGCAATACCGAAGGGCTGCGGCGCTGGCGCTCGTGGCCGGCCTGGGGTTCAGCCTCACGGCATGCTCCACGAAGAGCGACGACAAGGGCACGACCGCCGACGGCAAGGTCACCATCACGGTCGACTGCCAGCCGGTCGGCGCCCAGAAAGAGCTGTTGAAGAACTGGAACGACGACGTCGTCGAGTTCCAGAAGCAGAACCCGGACATCGTCGTCAAGAGCGTGAGCGTCGGCGAGCAGTGCAACAACCCGCCGGACTTCACCGCCCGCCTCGCCGGCGGCACCGTGACCGACGTGTTCTACGGGTACATGACCGATCTCCAGCAGGTGCTCGACTCCGGTCAGGCGATGGACATCTCCGGAGTCGTCAACAAGGACACGATCCCCACCTGGGACAGCGTCGACCCGGCGCTCAAGGGGGCCTTCACCGACGGCGGCAAGCTCTACGCCGTCCCGGTGAAGAACTACTCGATGGGCCTGGTCTACAACAAGGTCCTGTTCCAGAAGGCCGGGCTCGACGTCAACAACCCGCCCAAGACCTGGGCGGACGTCCGGGCCGCCGCCAAGAAGATCTCCGCCCTCGGCAACGGCATCGCCGGCTACTCCGAGTACAGCGCCGGCAACACCGGCGGCTGGCACTTCACCTCGCTGCTCTACTCGCAGGGTGGCCAGGTGCTGACCCCGGACGGCAAGAAGGCCGACTTCAACAACGCGATGGGCAAGCAGGTCCTGCAGAACATCAAGGACATGCGGTACGGCGACAACAGCATGGGCTCCCGCCAGCTGCTCCAGTGGGCTGACCTGCTGACCAACGCCGGCGCGGGCAAGGTCGGCATGTTCATCGGCGCGCCGGACGCCACCCAGGCGATCGTCAGCCAGTTCCAGGGCAAGTTCCAGGACTGGGCGATGGCCCCGCTGCCCGGCCAGGACGGCGCGGCGAAGGGCACGCTCGGCGGCGGCGAGGGCTACTTCTTCAAGAAGGACCTCTCCCCGGAGCAGGTCAAGGCCGGTCTGAAGTGGATCGCGTACCAGAAGCTCACCCCGGGCAAGGGCCAGTTCGACTACGTCCGGGCCAAGCCGCAGAACTACCCGGTGGGTCTGCCCCAGCCGCTGCTGTTCGCCAACGGCAGCGAGGCGCAGAAGCAGGAACTCGAGCTGCGCAAGGCGAACGCGAACGTCGACACCACCAACTTCGCGATCTTCGAGGCGACCCCGGTACCGATCAAGGGTGAGCCGCGCAACGCGCAGGCGATCTACGCCGTCCTCGACGCCGCGATGTCCGGGGTGCTGACGAACCCGAACGCGAACATCGACGCGCTGCTCAAGACGGCCGAACAGAAGGTCAACCAGCTCCTGGCCGCCGAGAGCTGA
- a CDS encoding carbohydrate ABC transporter permease gives MAITAVPQAPRKPGRPMSPYATGPQRTSLGRKVRDNLTGHAFLIGAVLCFVVFSWYPMVRGIVMSFQRTRRGETTWVGWDNYSRLIADPSFWPAWKNTFYFTVLALVLGYAVPFFVAILLNEFRHAKGYLRILVYLPVMLPPASALFLFKFYAYDPSEAGLFNAILKALHLPTSQWMQSPGMTMPAMVIASTWMNMGGAVLIYLASLQNIPGELYEAAELDGAGIWRRIRHVTIPQTRLILALLAMLQIVATMQLFIEPLILANGAGAEDSATSVAYLIYQHGFFQNDLNGAAALGVIMLVVLAGFSAVYVRLTAKQD, from the coding sequence TTGGCGATCACCGCCGTCCCCCAGGCCCCCAGGAAACCGGGTCGCCCGATGTCGCCGTACGCGACAGGGCCGCAGCGCACCAGCCTCGGCCGCAAGGTACGGGACAACCTCACCGGGCACGCGTTCCTGATCGGCGCCGTGCTCTGCTTCGTGGTCTTCTCCTGGTACCCGATGGTCCGCGGCATCGTCATGAGCTTCCAGCGGACCAGGCGCGGCGAGACGACCTGGGTCGGCTGGGACAACTACTCCCGTCTCATCGCCGACCCCAGCTTCTGGCCCGCCTGGAAGAACACGTTCTACTTCACGGTGCTCGCGCTCGTGCTCGGGTACGCGGTGCCGTTCTTCGTGGCGATCCTGCTCAACGAGTTCCGCCACGCCAAGGGTTACCTGCGGATCCTGGTCTACCTGCCGGTCATGCTGCCACCGGCCTCGGCGCTGTTCCTCTTCAAGTTCTACGCGTACGACCCCAGCGAGGCCGGACTGTTCAACGCGATCCTCAAGGCGCTGCACCTGCCCACGTCGCAGTGGATGCAGTCGCCGGGGATGACGATGCCGGCCATGGTGATCGCGTCCACCTGGATGAACATGGGCGGCGCGGTGCTGATCTACCTGGCGTCCTTGCAGAACATTCCCGGTGAGCTGTACGAGGCGGCGGAACTCGACGGCGCCGGGATCTGGCGGCGGATCCGCCACGTGACGATCCCGCAGACCCGGCTGATCCTCGCGCTCCTGGCGATGCTGCAGATCGTCGCCACGATGCAGCTCTTCATCGAGCCGCTGATCCTCGCCAACGGCGCGGGCGCGGAGGACTCCGCGACCTCGGTGGCGTACCTCATCTACCAGCACGGGTTCTTCCAGAACGACCTCAACGGCGCCGCCGCGCTGGGCGTGATCATGCTCGTGGTGCTTGCCGGCTTCTCCGCCGTGTACGTGCGACTGACTGCGAAACAGGACTAG
- a CDS encoding carbohydrate ABC transporter permease has product MAQDSGTRTLISHSQLNRGRGKVIYWTLLIVVVTGFTLVFLGPLYWMVTGALKSGQEIAQTPPSLFPKDPQPQNYIDAWNNLALAKLLFNTFYYAIGAVLFQLVFDAAAAYSLSKLRPIFGNVILGLMLGTLMIPAMVLIVPQYVTVLDLPILHISLLDSPFAIWLPMVANAFNIFLLKRFFDSIPEELMAAALMDGASSLRTLWSIILPLSRPILGVVSIFAVTAVWKDFLWPKLVMPSPETRTVSVGIYTFAGGTPMNVVIAASVIAAIPTVIIFLIFQRNIMSGLTTGSIKG; this is encoded by the coding sequence ATGGCACAGGACTCCGGGACCCGGACCCTCATCTCCCACTCCCAGCTCAACCGGGGGCGCGGCAAGGTCATCTACTGGACGCTGCTGATCGTCGTCGTCACGGGCTTCACGCTCGTCTTCCTCGGGCCGCTCTACTGGATGGTCACCGGCGCGCTCAAGTCCGGCCAGGAGATCGCGCAGACCCCGCCGTCGCTGTTCCCGAAGGACCCGCAGCCGCAGAACTACATCGACGCGTGGAACAACCTGGCCCTGGCCAAGCTGCTGTTCAACACGTTCTACTACGCGATCGGCGCGGTGCTGTTCCAACTGGTCTTCGACGCCGCCGCCGCGTACTCCCTGTCGAAGCTGCGACCGATCTTCGGCAACGTGATCCTCGGCCTGATGCTCGGGACGCTGATGATCCCGGCGATGGTCCTCATCGTGCCGCAGTACGTGACGGTGCTCGACCTGCCGATCCTGCACATCAGCCTGCTCGACTCGCCGTTCGCGATCTGGCTGCCGATGGTCGCGAACGCGTTCAACATCTTCCTGTTGAAGCGGTTCTTCGACTCGATCCCGGAGGAGCTGATGGCCGCCGCCCTGATGGACGGGGCGTCGTCGCTGCGCACGCTCTGGTCGATCATCCTGCCGCTGTCGCGTCCCATCCTCGGCGTCGTCTCGATCTTCGCGGTGACCGCGGTCTGGAAGGACTTCCTCTGGCCGAAGCTGGTCATGCCGTCGCCCGAGACCCGGACGGTGAGTGTCGGCATCTACACCTTCGCGGGTGGCACCCCGATGAACGTGGTGATCGCCGCGTCGGTCATCGCCGCCATCCCGACTGTCATCATCTTCCTGATCTTCCAGCGGAACATCATGTCCGGTCTGACCACGGGCAGCATCAAGGGATAG
- a CDS encoding glycoside hydrolase family 13 protein — protein MIYQVYPRSYADGNGDGIGDIAGIRSRLNHLSALGVDAIWFSPWYPSPMADAGYDVSDYRDIDPVFGTLAEVEALIAEAHDLGIRTIVDVVPNHCSDAHPWFQAALAGGPGAPERDLFWFRPGRGPNGDERPTDWIGEFGGETWTRTTNPDGTPGDWYLHLFAPQQPDFNWEHPRVRAEFEDILRFWFDRGVDGIRIDSAGLLVKDGELPEVRPDHQHPFHDLDGVHDIYRGWRRVADSYPGERALIGEVWLPDRQRFANYLRPDELHAAFNFDFLGCAWDAAALRESIDGTLSAHAPVGAPATWVLSNHDVTRHVTRYGRADTTFSFAAKREGIPTDLELGNRRARAAALLSLSLPGAAYVYQGEELGLWEVEDIPYALRQDPMWERSGRIDPGRDGCRVPLPWAGEEPPFGFSPDGAAAPWLPQPADWKDRTALAQTGDAASMLELYRAAIHLRRAEAALGDGELSWLPAPDGVLAFSRGGGFRCLVNLTDTAVPLPADGELLLASGPLDDGLLPSDTAVWLRTPEAVDGPRTDAAALT, from the coding sequence GTGATCTACCAGGTGTATCCCCGGAGCTACGCCGACGGCAACGGCGACGGCATCGGTGACATCGCCGGCATCCGGTCCCGGCTGAACCACCTGTCCGCGCTCGGCGTCGACGCGATCTGGTTCAGTCCCTGGTACCCGTCCCCGATGGCCGACGCCGGCTACGACGTCTCCGACTACCGCGACATCGACCCGGTCTTCGGCACCCTGGCCGAGGTCGAGGCGCTGATCGCGGAGGCGCACGACCTCGGCATCCGGACCATCGTCGACGTGGTGCCCAACCACTGCTCCGACGCGCACCCGTGGTTCCAGGCCGCGCTGGCCGGCGGCCCGGGAGCGCCCGAACGGGACCTGTTCTGGTTCCGGCCCGGCCGGGGCCCCAACGGCGACGAACGACCCACCGACTGGATCGGCGAGTTCGGCGGCGAGACCTGGACCCGCACCACCAACCCGGACGGCACCCCCGGCGACTGGTACCTGCACCTGTTCGCTCCCCAGCAGCCCGACTTCAACTGGGAACACCCCCGGGTGCGGGCCGAATTCGAGGACATCCTGCGGTTCTGGTTCGACCGGGGCGTCGACGGCATCCGGATCGACTCCGCCGGTCTGCTGGTCAAGGACGGAGAGCTGCCGGAGGTCCGACCGGACCACCAGCACCCGTTCCACGACCTCGACGGGGTGCACGACATCTACCGGGGCTGGCGGCGGGTCGCCGACTCCTACCCGGGCGAGCGGGCGCTCATCGGTGAGGTGTGGTTGCCGGACCGGCAGCGGTTCGCCAACTACCTGCGCCCGGACGAACTGCACGCCGCGTTCAACTTCGACTTCCTGGGCTGCGCGTGGGACGCCGCGGCGCTGCGGGAGAGCATCGACGGAACGCTGAGCGCGCACGCGCCGGTCGGCGCGCCGGCTACCTGGGTGCTCTCGAACCACGACGTCACCCGGCACGTCACCCGCTACGGCCGGGCGGACACCACGTTCAGCTTCGCCGCCAAGCGCGAGGGGATCCCCACCGACCTGGAGCTGGGCAACCGCCGGGCGCGGGCCGCCGCGCTGCTGTCGCTGTCGCTGCCCGGCGCCGCCTACGTCTACCAGGGCGAGGAGCTGGGGCTCTGGGAGGTCGAGGACATCCCGTACGCGCTGCGTCAGGACCCGATGTGGGAGCGGTCCGGCCGGATCGACCCCGGTCGCGACGGCTGCCGTGTGCCGCTGCCCTGGGCCGGTGAGGAGCCGCCGTTCGGGTTCAGCCCGGACGGCGCGGCGGCGCCCTGGCTGCCGCAGCCGGCCGACTGGAAGGACCGGACGGCGCTGGCGCAGACCGGCGACGCGGCCTCGATGCTGGAGCTGTACCGGGCGGCGATCCACCTCCGGCGTGCCGAGGCGGCGCTCGGCGACGGTGAGCTGAGCTGGTTGCCCGCCCCGGACGGCGTGCTGGCCTTCAGTCGAGGCGGCGGCTTCCGCTGCCTGGTCAACCTCACCGACACCGCGGTGCCGCTGCCCGCCGACGGGGAGTTGCTGCTGGCCAGTGGCCCACTCGACGACGGTCTGCTGCCCTCGGACACGGCCGTCTGGCTGCGTACCCCCGAAGCGGTGGACGGACCGCGCACGGACGCCGCCGCCCTGACCTGA